A region of Streptomyces sp. WMMC500 DNA encodes the following proteins:
- a CDS encoding ROK family transcriptional regulator, whose translation MGRTNGRTVRDLRRSNRSAVLRHLYFEGPLSRQELGPATGLSSGSVSNVAAELIAEGVLEEAGAVDSDGGRPRTLLRVAPRCGHIVGVDVGETRVRVELFDLARTELARAERPLADGGRDAGRVVAHIAQGLAAVLADAGVAAEELLGVGLGVPGIVHREPSRGGAVVYAQTVGWDAVPLEAMLRTAATGLADVPYMVANGAKTLGQAEMWFGAGRGARNAVIALIGSGVGACVVTDGTAYGGSSSGAGEWGHTTMQIRGRRCRCGARGCLEAYVGAEGMLRRWREAGGEPVAADEESALAELIAADDPAARAVLDETAEYLGAGIADLVNLFNPERIVLSGWAGLLAGPRLLPAVRGATAMYALRYPAARAAIEMGELGTDAVTVGAATLPLSRFLDAGGTRHHDTAAAPAR comes from the coding sequence ATGGGGAGAACCAACGGCCGTACCGTGCGCGACCTGCGCCGCAGCAACCGCTCCGCGGTACTGCGCCACCTGTACTTCGAGGGGCCGCTGAGCCGCCAGGAGCTGGGCCCGGCGACCGGGCTCAGCTCCGGGTCGGTCAGCAACGTGGCCGCGGAGCTGATCGCCGAGGGAGTGCTGGAGGAGGCGGGCGCGGTCGACTCCGACGGCGGGCGGCCCCGCACCCTGCTGCGGGTGGCGCCGCGCTGCGGGCACATCGTCGGCGTCGACGTCGGGGAGACCCGGGTGCGGGTGGAGCTGTTCGACCTCGCCCGTACCGAACTCGCCCGCGCCGAGCGCCCGCTCGCCGACGGCGGCCGGGACGCCGGGCGGGTGGTGGCGCACATCGCCCAGGGGCTGGCCGCCGTGCTCGCCGACGCGGGCGTCGCCGCAGAGGAACTGCTCGGTGTCGGCCTCGGCGTCCCCGGCATCGTCCACCGCGAACCGTCCCGCGGCGGCGCGGTGGTGTACGCGCAGACCGTCGGCTGGGACGCCGTGCCGCTGGAGGCGATGCTGCGGACCGCCGCGACCGGCCTGGCGGACGTGCCGTACATGGTGGCCAACGGCGCCAAGACGCTGGGCCAGGCCGAGATGTGGTTCGGCGCCGGACGCGGCGCGCGCAACGCGGTCATCGCGCTGATCGGCTCCGGCGTCGGCGCCTGCGTCGTCACCGACGGCACCGCCTACGGCGGCTCGTCCAGCGGCGCGGGGGAGTGGGGGCACACCACGATGCAGATCCGCGGGCGGCGCTGCCGCTGCGGCGCCCGCGGCTGTCTGGAGGCGTACGTCGGCGCGGAGGGGATGCTGCGCCGCTGGCGGGAGGCGGGCGGCGAACCGGTCGCCGCGGACGAGGAGTCGGCGCTCGCGGAGCTGATCGCCGCCGACGACCCCGCGGCCCGCGCGGTGCTCGACGAGACCGCCGAGTACCTGGGCGCCGGCATCGCGGACCTCGTCAACCTCTTCAACCCGGAGCGCATCGTGCTGTCCGGCTGGGCCGGGCTGCTCGCCGGCCCCCGGCTGCTGCCCGCGGTCCGCGGGGCCACGGCCATGTACGCGCTGCGCTACCCGGCGGCGCGCGCGGCGATCGAGATGGGCGAACTCGGCACGGACGCCGTCACCGTCGGCGCCGCGACGCTGCCGCTGAGCCGGTTCCTCGACGCCGGCGGCACGCGGCACCACGACACCGCGGCGGCCCCGGCCCGCTGA
- a CDS encoding ThuA domain-containing protein yields MRRLARPPLSPVAVLAALLALLLGTASATAAPQDEEADFRVLVFSKVTNFYHDSIPAGIEAVEKLGEEYGFEVDATDDAAAFTEENLATYEAVLFNNTNSTPESGDLLDADQRAALQSYIRAGGGWLGLHAASASERDWEWYEGLVGAIFDKHPVPQTGRIKVLDDTHPSTKGLPQLWERHEEWYNWRANPTGKVHTLAQIKVRDGITGLDEGVDHPFSWCQKYDGGRSWFTAGGHDASSFEEPLFLKHLLGGIRWAAGDAPGDCSATQTGNFQRTALVSDDLADPFELAVAPDRRVFYAQRTGELKVVDQETLNVTTALDFDYTPEMTSQSDGLLGLALDPGFARNNWVYLLHSDKEENHINLSRFTMKGDTADPASQKVLLTIPTWRGEGRANVHMAGSLTFDAKGNLYVATGDNTDPFESSGFTPIDERDGRRAWDAQGTSGNTNDLRGKVLRVKPTKSGGYSVPKGNLFRKGEAKTRPEIYAMGFRNPFRITTDPLSGALLVADYGPDARVADPNRGPEGTVEYNRITKASNQGWPYCVGNNTPFNDYDFATGTPGEKFDCSAPVNDSPNNTGKTELPPAQPATVWYAYSASEEFPELGTGGGGPMSGPVYDYDPKNDSPYKFPEYFEGKWINYELTRKWFKTFSFQEKDQQFEDPRFAPAKKGDLHSINGIFGDMEWIQPFEAHFGPDGSLYVIDFGEGSGTGRGGSNENAGIYRIDYVAEGRPPVAKLTASADSGPAPLTVEFSSEGSHSPGDDPITYAWDFDGDGTTDSTDPNPTHTYTEKGQFNARLTVEGPPERTGRAVHEVTVGNTRPEVTVTTPANGGAFDFGDTVPYRVEVADAEDGEIDCSRVVVQTQLGHDDHLHPLDNLTGCAGEFTTDPGDSHGPGQNLYYGISAQYEDKGADGVPSLVGSDSLSLRQKFREAEHHTGTGGANGGVETLAREDSSGGKRLGEIEHGDWIVLDPGTPSGIDSVTVGASSGGLGGDVEFRAGAPDGELLGKATIPNTGDFANVVSPTVPLTDPGGVEKVYVVFTNPAWTPSSPDLVALDWLHFNGRGAEKESAAKVTVSASPESGTAPAEVSFEGAVTLPEGRTAQSYHWTFGDNATADGAATATHTYARKGTYTAHLTVTDDTGDLTTGAVQVTVN; encoded by the coding sequence ATGAGACGCCTAGCCAGACCACCCCTGTCACCCGTCGCCGTCCTCGCCGCGCTGCTGGCGCTGCTCCTGGGCACGGCCTCGGCGACGGCCGCCCCGCAGGACGAGGAGGCCGACTTCCGGGTCCTGGTCTTCTCCAAGGTCACGAACTTCTACCACGACTCCATCCCGGCGGGCATCGAGGCCGTCGAGAAGCTCGGCGAGGAGTACGGGTTCGAGGTCGACGCGACCGACGACGCCGCCGCGTTCACCGAGGAGAACCTCGCGACGTACGAGGCGGTCCTCTTCAACAACACCAACTCCACGCCGGAGAGCGGCGACCTGCTCGACGCGGACCAGCGGGCCGCGCTCCAGTCGTACATCCGGGCCGGCGGGGGCTGGCTCGGCCTGCACGCCGCCTCCGCCAGCGAGCGCGACTGGGAGTGGTACGAGGGCCTGGTCGGCGCGATCTTCGACAAGCACCCCGTGCCGCAGACCGGCCGGATCAAGGTGCTCGACGACACCCACCCCTCCACCAAGGGCCTGCCGCAACTGTGGGAGCGCCACGAGGAGTGGTACAACTGGCGCGCCAACCCGACGGGCAAGGTGCACACCCTCGCGCAGATCAAGGTGCGCGACGGCATCACCGGCCTGGACGAGGGCGTCGACCACCCGTTCTCGTGGTGCCAGAAGTACGACGGCGGCCGGTCGTGGTTCACCGCCGGCGGCCACGACGCGTCGTCCTTCGAGGAGCCGCTCTTCCTCAAGCACCTGCTCGGCGGCATCCGGTGGGCCGCGGGCGACGCGCCCGGCGACTGCTCGGCCACCCAGACCGGCAACTTCCAGCGCACCGCGCTGGTCTCCGACGACCTGGCCGACCCGTTCGAGCTGGCCGTCGCCCCCGACCGGCGGGTGTTCTACGCCCAGCGCACCGGCGAGCTGAAGGTCGTCGACCAGGAGACGCTGAACGTCACCACCGCCCTGGACTTCGACTACACCCCCGAGATGACCAGCCAGTCCGACGGCCTTCTCGGGCTCGCCCTCGATCCGGGCTTCGCGCGGAACAACTGGGTCTACCTCCTGCACTCCGACAAGGAGGAGAACCACATCAACCTGTCCCGCTTCACCATGAAGGGGGACACCGCGGACCCGGCGTCGCAGAAGGTGCTGCTGACGATCCCGACGTGGCGCGGCGAGGGCCGGGCGAACGTGCACATGGCGGGCTCGCTGACCTTCGACGCCAAGGGCAACCTGTACGTCGCCACCGGCGACAACACCGACCCGTTCGAGTCCAGCGGCTTCACGCCGATCGACGAACGGGACGGCCGGCGCGCCTGGGACGCCCAGGGCACCTCGGGCAACACCAACGACCTGCGCGGCAAGGTGCTGCGCGTGAAGCCCACGAAGAGCGGCGGCTACTCCGTCCCGAAGGGCAACCTCTTCAGGAAGGGTGAGGCGAAGACCCGCCCCGAGATCTACGCGATGGGCTTCCGCAACCCGTTCCGCATCACCACCGACCCGCTCTCCGGCGCCCTGCTCGTCGCGGACTACGGTCCGGACGCGCGCGTCGCCGACCCGAACCGCGGTCCCGAGGGGACGGTGGAGTACAACCGGATCACGAAGGCGAGCAACCAGGGCTGGCCGTACTGCGTCGGCAACAACACGCCGTTCAACGACTACGACTTCGCCACCGGCACCCCCGGCGAGAAGTTCGACTGCTCCGCGCCCGTGAACGACTCGCCGAACAACACCGGCAAGACAGAGCTGCCGCCCGCGCAGCCGGCCACCGTCTGGTACGCGTACTCGGCCTCGGAGGAGTTCCCCGAGCTGGGCACCGGCGGCGGCGGCCCGATGAGCGGCCCGGTCTACGACTACGACCCGAAGAACGACAGCCCGTACAAGTTCCCCGAGTACTTCGAGGGGAAGTGGATCAACTACGAGCTGACCCGCAAGTGGTTCAAGACCTTCTCGTTCCAGGAGAAGGACCAGCAGTTCGAGGACCCGAGGTTCGCGCCCGCCAAGAAGGGCGACCTGCACTCGATCAACGGGATCTTCGGCGACATGGAGTGGATCCAGCCCTTCGAGGCGCACTTCGGCCCGGACGGCTCGCTCTACGTCATCGACTTCGGCGAGGGCAGCGGCACCGGCCGCGGCGGCAGCAACGAGAACGCGGGCATCTACCGCATCGACTACGTCGCCGAGGGGCGGCCGCCCGTGGCCAAGCTGACGGCGTCGGCGGACTCCGGGCCCGCGCCGCTGACCGTGGAGTTCTCCTCGGAGGGCTCGCACTCGCCGGGCGACGACCCGATCACGTACGCCTGGGACTTCGACGGAGACGGCACGACCGACTCCACCGACCCCAACCCGACGCACACCTACACCGAGAAGGGCCAGTTCAACGCCCGGCTGACGGTGGAGGGCCCGCCGGAGCGGACGGGGCGGGCGGTGCACGAGGTCACCGTCGGCAACACCCGGCCGGAGGTGACGGTCACCACGCCCGCGAACGGCGGCGCCTTCGACTTCGGCGACACCGTCCCGTACCGGGTGGAGGTCGCCGACGCGGAGGACGGTGAGATCGACTGCTCGCGCGTGGTGGTGCAGACGCAGCTCGGGCACGACGACCACCTGCACCCGCTGGACAACCTGACCGGCTGCGCGGGCGAGTTCACGACCGACCCGGGCGACAGCCACGGCCCCGGCCAGAACCTCTACTACGGCATCAGCGCGCAGTACGAGGACAAGGGCGCCGACGGCGTGCCGAGCCTGGTCGGCTCCGACTCGCTCAGCCTGCGGCAGAAGTTCCGGGAAGCCGAGCACCACACCGGCACCGGCGGGGCGAACGGCGGTGTCGAGACGCTGGCCCGGGAGGACTCCTCCGGCGGCAAGCGGCTGGGCGAGATCGAGCACGGCGACTGGATCGTGCTGGACCCGGGGACGCCGAGCGGGATCGACTCGGTGACGGTCGGCGCCTCCTCCGGCGGACTCGGCGGCGACGTCGAGTTCCGCGCGGGCGCGCCGGACGGTGAGCTGCTGGGCAAGGCGACGATCCCGAACACCGGCGACTTCGCCAACGTGGTCTCGCCCACGGTGCCGCTGACCGACCCGGGCGGGGTGGAGAAGGTGTACGTGGTCTTCACCAACCCGGCGTGGACGCCGTCGAGCCCCGACCTGGTGGCGTTGGACTGGCTGCACTTCAACGGCCGCGGCGCGGAGAAGGAGTCGGCGGCGAAGGTGACGGTGTCGGCCTCGCCGGAGAGCGGGACGGCGCCGGCCGAGGTCTCCTTCGAAGGCGCGGTGACGCTGCCGGAGGGGCGTACGGCCCAGTCGTACCACTGGACCTTCGGCGACAACGCGACGGCGGACGGTGCCGCGACGGCGACGCACACCTACGCCAGGAAGGGGACGTACACCGCCCATCTGACCGTCACGGACGACACCGGGGATCTGACGACCGGTGCGGTGCAGGTGACGGTGAACTGA
- a CDS encoding class I SAM-dependent methyltransferase has protein sequence MGEDLSAAAAKGWAVRWELQREQRETGREERFTVVGDLVELVTAGRDRPAVLDLGCGTGSLAARLGRRMPALDVVAADADPVLLGLGRRMHGTRIRFVDTVIGGLGWQDDLELDRPLDTAVSATMLHRLPERVLLEVYGRLHTLLRPGGLLVNAGRLPQEDAAVADLAAEVGGRLAERRRMPGGEDWSSWWDAAAEAPELARLFAERRRRGPAPGGDNGLSLARHVDLLRKAGFAAVGTVWQCGDRCVLVGVRGA, from the coding sequence ATGGGCGAGGACCTGAGCGCGGCGGCGGCCAAGGGCTGGGCGGTGCGCTGGGAACTGCAACGGGAGCAGCGCGAGACGGGCCGCGAAGAGCGGTTCACCGTCGTCGGCGACCTCGTGGAGCTGGTCACCGCCGGCCGCGACCGCCCCGCCGTCCTCGACCTCGGCTGCGGTACGGGCTCGCTGGCCGCGCGGCTGGGGCGCCGCATGCCCGCGCTGGACGTCGTCGCCGCGGACGCGGACCCCGTGCTCCTCGGCCTCGGCCGGCGGATGCACGGCACGCGGATCCGCTTCGTCGACACCGTGATCGGCGGCCTCGGCTGGCAGGACGACCTCGAGCTCGACCGCCCCCTGGACACCGCGGTGTCGGCGACCATGCTGCACCGCCTGCCCGAGCGCGTCCTGCTGGAGGTCTACGGCCGGCTGCACACCCTCCTCCGCCCCGGCGGACTGCTCGTCAACGCCGGCCGGTTGCCCCAGGAGGACGCGGCCGTCGCGGACCTGGCCGCCGAGGTCGGCGGCCGGCTGGCCGAGCGGCGGCGGATGCCCGGCGGCGAGGACTGGTCGTCGTGGTGGGACGCGGCGGCCGAGGCACCGGAGCTGGCGCGGCTGTTCGCCGAGCGGCGCCGCCGCGGCCCGGCCCCCGGCGGCGACAACGGGCTCAGCCTGGCGCGTCACGTGGACCTGCTGCGGAAGGCGGGCTTCGCGGCGGTCGGCACGGTGTGGCAGTGCGGCGACAGATGCGTGCTGGTGGGGGTCCGCGGCGCGTAG
- a CDS encoding GNAT family N-acetyltransferase translates to MALDVVPFTDRFADRAAALLAAGHALAGEGVPAVDLADPGVARAGLDGWATAGPAVVALDDGVPVGFMAATVARVPGSPLGRVRMQHHASAPDGVRATYRHLYRVLSRNLVDIGCFEHTVVVAARHRDTVAALVELGFGLDQIKGFRPLTPPHRTGRRVRPRRARAGDLPDLVQLTLELQRFHAGGPMLRPALIDLHAIEADLRAALADDRRLVLVAEADGRPAGMMVADPDSRFTGAATIGIAVVTAAARARGVGGALLSGVVDWAAAHGYRTCGAEWTSANTVSDAFWRGHGFTPARYTLTRRIDPHIAWAGPHLDYRHRLPR, encoded by the coding sequence ATGGCGCTGGACGTCGTTCCGTTCACGGACCGGTTCGCCGACCGGGCCGCGGCTCTGCTGGCCGCGGGCCACGCGCTGGCCGGGGAGGGCGTGCCCGCCGTGGACCTCGCCGATCCCGGCGTGGCCCGTGCCGGGCTGGACGGCTGGGCCACCGCGGGACCGGCGGTGGTCGCGCTGGACGACGGCGTCCCCGTCGGCTTCATGGCCGCCACCGTGGCCAGAGTCCCCGGCAGCCCGCTCGGGCGCGTGCGCATGCAGCACCACGCGTCCGCCCCGGACGGCGTGCGCGCGACCTACCGCCACCTGTACCGGGTCCTTTCCCGCAACCTGGTGGACATCGGCTGCTTCGAGCACACCGTCGTGGTCGCCGCCCGCCACCGCGACACCGTCGCCGCGCTCGTCGAACTCGGCTTCGGCCTCGACCAGATCAAGGGCTTCCGCCCGCTGACCCCGCCGCACCGCACCGGGCGGCGCGTGCGGCCGCGCCGGGCCCGCGCCGGCGACCTCCCAGACCTCGTGCAGCTCACCCTGGAGCTGCAGCGGTTCCACGCCGGGGGGCCGATGCTCAGGCCCGCTCTGATCGACCTCCACGCGATCGAGGCCGACCTGCGCGCGGCCCTCGCGGACGACCGGCGACTCGTCCTGGTCGCCGAGGCGGACGGACGGCCCGCGGGGATGATGGTGGCCGACCCCGACAGCCGCTTCACCGGCGCGGCGACGATCGGCATCGCCGTGGTGACCGCCGCCGCCCGGGCCCGGGGCGTCGGCGGCGCGCTGCTGTCCGGGGTCGTGGACTGGGCCGCGGCGCACGGCTACCGCACCTGCGGGGCCGAGTGGACCTCGGCGAACACGGTCAGCGACGCCTTCTGGCGCGGTCACGGCTTCACCCCCGCCCGCTACACCCTCACCCGCCGGATCGACCCGCACATCGCCTGGGCCGGCCCCCACCTGGACTACCGCCACCGCCTGCCGCGGTAG
- a CDS encoding DUF5999 family protein, translating to MCSHRPECPAADRPDRDAAQTVAFHPEQGWSLLCNGTIVFDDTGELLPTGAVVAPRRVVRAGLATAA from the coding sequence ATGTGCTCCCACCGGCCCGAGTGCCCCGCCGCCGACCGCCCTGACCGCGACGCCGCGCAGACCGTGGCCTTCCACCCCGAGCAGGGCTGGAGCCTGCTGTGCAACGGCACGATCGTCTTCGACGACACCGGTGAACTGCTCCCGACCGGCGCCGTGGTCGCGCCGCGGCGCGTGGTGCGCGCCGGACTGGCCACCGCGGCCTGA
- a CDS encoding amino acid permease — translation MAGLWSTGGVLRRKPIERIETPEGESGEQLTRVLGLWQLTAIGVGGIIGAGIFALAGAVANGTAGPAVLVSFLIAGVASAAAALSYAEFAGLIPKAGSAYTYGYAVLGELAGWFIGWDLLLEYTAIVAVVAIGISGYFSFLMENMGADLPAWMLGAPGTGDGHRIDLFAVVLCLLVAYLLTLGIKNAARFETVVVVLKVAVVLVVILVGVFHIDTAHYNPFFPYGVGGAFTGAATVFFAVFGYDAMSTAAEESKESQRHMPKAILYSLAISMLLYVAACLVLTGMQNFDDIDPESGFSTAFESVGLGWLANLIAVGAIIGILTVMFTFMLGVTRVWFSMSRDGLLPKWFAKTHPTRHVPTRVTWIVGVGSALIAGFLKIGEAAELTNIGILLAFVVVCVAVIVLRYRQPDLPRTFRCPGMPFVPLVGVGFSIWLVTFLKWETWVRFGVWFAVGMIVYFTYSYRRSELARAEPPARGGGPGGPDLRKRDEPRG, via the coding sequence ATGGCAGGGCTCTGGAGCACCGGCGGCGTACTGCGCCGCAAGCCCATCGAGCGCATCGAGACCCCCGAAGGTGAGAGCGGCGAGCAGCTCACCCGGGTCCTCGGGCTGTGGCAGCTCACGGCGATCGGCGTCGGCGGCATCATCGGCGCGGGCATCTTCGCGCTCGCCGGCGCGGTCGCCAACGGCACGGCGGGCCCCGCCGTGCTCGTCTCCTTCCTCATCGCGGGGGTGGCGAGCGCGGCGGCGGCCCTGTCGTACGCGGAGTTCGCCGGCCTGATCCCCAAGGCCGGCTCGGCCTACACGTACGGCTACGCGGTCCTGGGCGAACTCGCCGGGTGGTTCATCGGCTGGGACCTGCTGCTGGAGTACACCGCGATCGTCGCGGTGGTGGCGATCGGCATCTCCGGCTACTTCTCCTTCCTGATGGAGAACATGGGCGCCGACCTGCCGGCGTGGATGCTCGGCGCGCCCGGCACCGGCGACGGGCACCGGATCGACCTGTTCGCGGTCGTGCTGTGCCTGCTGGTGGCGTACCTGCTGACCCTCGGGATCAAGAACGCGGCGCGCTTCGAGACCGTCGTGGTGGTGCTGAAGGTCGCGGTGGTGCTCGTCGTCATCCTCGTCGGCGTCTTCCACATCGACACGGCCCACTACAACCCCTTCTTCCCCTACGGCGTCGGCGGCGCGTTCACCGGCGCGGCGACCGTGTTCTTCGCGGTCTTCGGCTACGACGCGATGTCGACGGCGGCCGAGGAGTCGAAGGAGTCGCAGCGGCACATGCCGAAGGCGATCCTCTACTCGCTGGCGATCTCGATGCTGCTGTACGTGGCCGCGTGCCTGGTGCTGACCGGGATGCAGAACTTCGACGACATCGACCCGGAGAGCGGCTTCTCCACGGCGTTCGAGTCGGTGGGCCTCGGCTGGCTGGCGAACCTGATCGCGGTGGGGGCGATCATCGGCATCCTCACGGTGATGTTCACCTTCATGCTGGGCGTCACGCGCGTCTGGTTCTCGATGAGCCGTGACGGGCTGCTGCCGAAGTGGTTCGCGAAGACGCACCCGACGCGGCACGTGCCGACGCGGGTGACGTGGATCGTGGGCGTCGGCTCGGCGCTGATCGCGGGCTTCCTGAAGATCGGCGAGGCGGCGGAGCTGACCAACATCGGGATCCTGCTGGCGTTCGTGGTCGTCTGCGTCGCGGTGATCGTGCTGCGCTACCGGCAGCCGGACCTGCCGCGGACGTTCCGCTGCCCGGGGATGCCGTTCGTGCCGCTGGTGGGGGTGGGCTTCTCCATCTGGCTGGTGACGTTCCTGAAGTGGGAGACGTGGGTGCGGTTCGGCGTGTGGTTCGCGGTCGGGATGATCGTGTACTTCACCTACTCCTACCGCCGCAGCGAGCTGGCCCGCGCGGAGCCGCCGGCGCGGGGCGGCGGGCCGGGCGGCCCGGACCTGCGCAAGCGCGACGAGCCGCGCGGCTGA
- a CDS encoding alpha-L-fucosidase, producing MNGFARRHVLAIGAGAAAGSALGLAPTAAGAAPPGPAGAADEDATDDDWGRVPDPVPVPLTGLFDNDGVDTADAPGGDFDGSGHTYPGEELPAGPVDVDGFPFDFPGAGAGAPNNVVALGQRVDLPPGHYLSALFLASSSYGTASGAVTVHYADGGTGSASLSAPDWYSGGGSLSAPYRYRPDGTKDPHRVSISVVELGLDPVREAVAITLPVTNPAESGKASLHVFALSLQPVAEGRAVALRNVRSTTASLERSGAQSVEATLINAGAVWIAARDRLSVTVDTEGARTVAPVSVPRLGPGEQARVTVGIRNRTGVAPGTVEEGRVVATGRGGTAAEVTRPLTLGVPDFEPTDASLSTHQAPYWFNKAKFGIFIHWGVYSVPAWAPVGKQYAEWYWQHMDLPDNPTHAHHREVYGEDFAYDDFIPMFRAERYDPRSWVELFRDAGAQYHVLTSKHHEGFALWDTKLSTRNSVAMGPRRDLIRELFDASRRYTPDLHCGLYFSMPEWFNPDNPWKGHAPRNPYTLEPVPYTGYTAGKDYVRDYQAPQMLELIHEYGPEIMWCDIGGVNDSHRVLAEFFNHAKNRPRPIEVTVNNRSGIGPHDFTTPEYEVYENTVVAKWEASRGLDPYSYGYNAETPDDAYMTTEEVVHSLVDIVSKNGNFLLDIGPRADGTIPEIMERRLRETGEWLRVNGEAIYGTTYWSRMAQLGEDLRFTTNRDAFYIHSLAAPSSRLIVEAPVPVRAGDKITMLGYGGRPLNWALKGGALVVEVPAAARRAGRHAWVFKVHTRGSS from the coding sequence ATGAACGGGTTTGCACGACGGCATGTGCTGGCGATCGGCGCCGGAGCAGCGGCGGGCTCCGCTCTGGGCCTCGCGCCCACCGCCGCCGGAGCCGCGCCGCCGGGCCCGGCCGGGGCGGCGGACGAGGACGCGACCGACGACGACTGGGGCCGGGTCCCCGACCCCGTACCGGTGCCGCTGACCGGCCTCTTCGACAACGACGGCGTCGACACCGCCGACGCCCCCGGCGGCGACTTCGACGGCAGCGGTCACACCTATCCCGGCGAGGAGCTGCCGGCCGGGCCGGTCGACGTCGACGGGTTCCCCTTCGACTTCCCCGGCGCGGGCGCCGGAGCACCCAACAACGTCGTCGCCCTGGGGCAGCGCGTCGACCTGCCCCCGGGCCACTACCTGAGCGCGCTGTTCCTCGCCTCCTCCTCGTACGGCACCGCCTCCGGCGCGGTCACGGTCCACTACGCCGACGGCGGCACCGGCTCCGCGAGCCTGTCCGCCCCCGACTGGTACTCCGGCGGCGGCTCGCTCAGCGCCCCGTACCGGTACCGCCCCGACGGCACGAAGGACCCGCACAGGGTGTCCATCTCGGTCGTGGAACTCGGCCTCGACCCGGTGCGCGAGGCGGTCGCGATCACCCTGCCGGTCACCAACCCTGCCGAGAGCGGCAAGGCGTCGCTGCACGTCTTCGCGCTCTCCCTGCAGCCCGTGGCCGAGGGGCGCGCCGTCGCGCTGCGCAACGTCCGCTCGACCACCGCCTCGCTGGAGCGCTCCGGCGCGCAGTCCGTCGAGGCCACGCTGATCAACGCCGGCGCCGTCTGGATCGCCGCCCGCGACCGGCTGTCCGTCACGGTCGACACCGAGGGCGCCCGCACCGTGGCACCCGTCTCCGTGCCGCGCCTCGGCCCCGGCGAGCAGGCCCGCGTCACGGTCGGCATCCGCAACCGCACGGGCGTGGCGCCGGGCACGGTCGAGGAGGGCCGCGTCGTGGCCACCGGGCGGGGCGGCACGGCCGCCGAGGTCACCCGCCCGCTGACGCTGGGGGTGCCCGACTTCGAGCCGACCGACGCCTCGCTGAGCACCCACCAGGCGCCGTACTGGTTCAATAAGGCCAAGTTCGGGATCTTCATCCACTGGGGTGTGTACTCGGTGCCCGCCTGGGCGCCGGTCGGGAAGCAGTACGCGGAGTGGTACTGGCAGCACATGGACCTGCCGGACAACCCGACGCACGCCCACCACCGGGAGGTCTACGGCGAGGACTTCGCGTACGACGACTTCATCCCGATGTTCCGGGCCGAGCGCTACGACCCGCGCTCCTGGGTCGAGCTGTTCCGGGACGCGGGCGCCCAGTACCACGTGCTGACGTCCAAGCACCACGAGGGCTTCGCCCTCTGGGACACCAAGCTCTCCACCCGCAACTCCGTCGCGATGGGCCCGCGCCGCGACCTGATCCGGGAGCTGTTCGACGCCTCCCGCAGGTACACCCCGGACCTGCACTGCGGGCTGTACTTCTCGATGCCGGAGTGGTTCAACCCGGACAATCCGTGGAAGGGGCACGCACCGCGGAATCCGTACACGCTGGAGCCCGTGCCGTACACCGGCTACACGGCGGGCAAGGACTACGTCCGCGACTACCAGGCGCCGCAGATGCTGGAGCTGATCCACGAGTACGGCCCCGAGATCATGTGGTGCGACATCGGCGGCGTCAACGACAGCCACCGGGTGCTCGCCGAGTTCTTCAACCACGCCAAGAACCGTCCGCGGCCGATCGAGGTGACGGTCAACAACCGCTCCGGCATCGGCCCGCACGACTTCACCACGCCCGAGTACGAGGTGTACGAGAACACCGTCGTCGCCAAGTGGGAGGCGAGCCGCGGCCTCGACCCGTACTCCTACGGCTACAACGCCGAGACCCCCGACGATGCGTACATGACGACCGAGGAGGTCGTGCACAGCCTCGTCGACATCGTCAGCAAGAACGGCAACTTCCTCCTCGACATCGGCCCGCGGGCCGACGGCACCATCCCCGAGATCATGGAGCGGCGGCTGCGCGAGACCGGCGAGTGGCTGCGCGTCAACGGCGAGGCGATCTACGGCACCACCTACTGGTCCCGGATGGCGCAGCTCGGCGAGGACCTGCGCTTCACCACGAACCGCGACGCCTTCTACATCCACTCGCTCGCCGCGCCCTCGTCCCGGCTGATCGTCGAGGCACCGGTGCCGGTACGGGCCGGCGACAAGATCACCATGCTCGGCTACGGCGGCCGCCCGCTGAACTGGGCGCTCAAGGGCGGAGCACTGGTCGTCGAGGTGCCCGCGGCGGCCCGCAGAGCCGGGCGGCACGCCTGGGTCTTCAAGGTGCACACCCGCGGCTCTTCCTGA